In Parvivirga hydrogeniphila, one genomic interval encodes:
- a CDS encoding PAS domain-containing sensor histidine kinase produces MAADGFTYDQWAQVLLDAAPIGISIGRPDGEIVFYNPRWERISGYTAEEVRERGWFELAYPDPEERVRAIEAAVAALSGGAPYVELEITRKDGRRIWAQFVTAPVVVDGKRYNFTFMADVTERRLAELRLASHKQDLERAVAARTAELEGLNETLAMVIDELRQANLAKDRFMRTVSHELRTPLNSVIGFSDILLRGLAGELGEEQRRQVEMIRDAGEHLLRVVEQVLEVAAIESGELQVDATEFDAGHLVSQIAEMLAPAASSKGLRVVTRLPTDPIVIESDPAKVRQVLLNLASNAVKFCERGEVAMSVARDGDSVRFAVADTGPGVDEAVREMLFDEFVQGLLPDGSRPDGVGLGLAIARRVAEVLGGTLELVETSVAGTTFVFTLPARYPSRSGKPGAV; encoded by the coding sequence ATGGCGGCTGACGGCTTCACCTACGACCAGTGGGCGCAGGTTCTGCTCGACGCAGCGCCGATCGGCATCTCGATCGGCAGGCCGGACGGCGAGATCGTCTTCTACAACCCAAGGTGGGAGCGCATCAGCGGTTACACGGCCGAGGAGGTACGGGAGCGCGGATGGTTCGAGCTCGCGTACCCGGATCCCGAGGAGCGCGTCCGCGCGATCGAGGCAGCGGTCGCCGCGCTCAGCGGCGGCGCCCCGTACGTCGAGCTCGAGATCACGCGCAAGGACGGCCGTCGCATCTGGGCGCAGTTCGTGACGGCGCCTGTGGTGGTCGACGGGAAGCGGTACAACTTCACCTTCATGGCCGACGTCACCGAGCGCAGGCTCGCTGAGCTGCGGCTCGCGTCGCACAAGCAAGACCTGGAGCGGGCGGTCGCGGCGCGCACCGCCGAGCTCGAGGGCTTGAATGAAACGCTCGCGATGGTGATCGACGAGCTCAGGCAGGCGAACCTCGCCAAGGATCGGTTCATGCGGACCGTGAGCCACGAGCTCCGGACGCCGCTGAATTCTGTCATCGGTTTCAGCGATATCCTGCTCCGTGGGCTCGCTGGGGAGCTCGGTGAGGAGCAGCGCCGCCAGGTGGAGATGATCAGGGATGCCGGCGAGCATCTGCTGCGCGTCGTGGAACAGGTGCTCGAGGTCGCCGCGATCGAGTCCGGCGAGCTGCAGGTGGACGCCACTGAGTTCGATGCAGGCCATCTCGTCAGCCAGATCGCGGAGATGCTTGCGCCGGCTGCTTCAAGCAAGGGGCTCAGGGTCGTGACGCGTCTGCCGACCGATCCGATCGTCATCGAGAGCGATCCGGCCAAGGTGCGTCAGGTGCTGCTGAATCTCGCTTCGAATGCCGTCAAGTTCTGCGAGCGGGGAGAGGTGGCGATGTCTGTCGCCCGCGACGGGGACTCGGTCCGGTTCGCGGTCGCAGACACGGGACCAGGCGTCGACGAGGCGGTGCGCGAGATGCTGTTCGACGAGTTCGTCCAAGGGCTGTTGCCGGACGGTTCGCGCCCCGACGGCGTGGGTCTCGGCCTGGCCATCGCGCGGCGTGTCGCGGAGGTGCTCGGGGGCACGCTCGAGCTTGTGGAGACGTCCGTGGCGGGAACGACGTTCGTGTTCACGTTGCCGGCTCGGTACCCGTCGCGCTCGGGCAAGCCAGGAGCCGTCTGA
- the ileS gene encoding isoleucine--tRNA ligase, translated as MANDYKDTMNLPQTEFPMRASLAQREPQWLEFWRDIDVYRRSLEQNADGELFVLHDGPPYANGHIHMGTAYNKVLKDLVVKYKSMRGYLAPYVPGWDCHGQPIEHQVEKNLGPERMAEISQAELRALCREYALKFVDTQREEFKRLGVRGDWDDPYLTLDPAYEAGNVRIFKKMYLDGAVYKGAKPIHWCIRCHTALAEAEIEYSDERSPSIYVAFKMLGQTPWDAEGEVWLLIWTTTPWTLPANVAVTLAEDARYVGLKAPDGRVLVVAEDLAASVAAAAGWERAEVVGPAVAGRELAGARYAHPVHDGVEGVVVTGEHVDLSTGTGAVHTAPGHGEEDYLMGVRHGLPMPMPVQDDGTFDAGGGPFAGLNVKEADPVIVEWLRERGSLVASGSIDHSYPHCWRCKQPVIFRATEQWFVSMDKTGLRTRALEAIDTVEWIPGWSVNRIRSMLADRPDWCISRQRAWGVPIPVFTCTKCGETVATEATFDAVIDLFEREGADAWFTRAPAEYLPADTTCPRCGAGVADLAPEDDILDVWWESGVSHTSVLDARPELRRPADLYLEGTDQHRGWFHSALLTSVGAYDAAPYRRVLTHGFIVDGEGRKMSKSLGNVISPLDIIKESGADIVRLWVASADYSQDVSVSDEILQRTSEAYRRIRNTFRFLLSNLYDFEPDDAMSWSEMRELDRFALVQLADLVERVTQAYDEWRFHQVFHAVYTYCVTDLSAVYLDVLKDRLYADAPDSISRRSAQTALAEILRALVRLLAPVLTFTTEEVWSFMPEHLKDGVVSVQLAGWPRVEVPAEEAAALREAYGTVLEVREAVTKALEDARAVGSIGKSQEARLIVTVPAEAAAVLRERGEEALAEMFIVSAVEVREGGETAVEVLPAEGEKCPRCWNYRTLGVSVEHPDVCGRCAEVLARIR; from the coding sequence GTGGCGAACGACTACAAGGACACGATGAACCTGCCGCAGACGGAGTTCCCCATGCGGGCGAGCCTCGCGCAGCGCGAGCCGCAGTGGCTCGAGTTCTGGCGGGACATCGACGTGTACCGCCGCTCGCTCGAGCAGAACGCCGACGGCGAGCTGTTCGTGCTGCACGACGGCCCGCCATACGCCAACGGCCACATCCACATGGGCACCGCCTACAACAAGGTGCTCAAGGACCTCGTCGTGAAGTACAAGTCGATGCGCGGGTACCTCGCGCCGTACGTCCCGGGCTGGGACTGCCACGGCCAGCCGATCGAGCACCAGGTCGAGAAGAACTTGGGGCCCGAGCGCATGGCCGAGATCTCGCAGGCGGAGCTCCGTGCGCTGTGTCGCGAGTACGCGCTCAAGTTCGTCGACACGCAGCGCGAGGAGTTCAAGCGGCTCGGCGTGCGCGGTGACTGGGACGATCCGTACCTGACGCTCGACCCCGCGTACGAGGCGGGCAACGTGCGGATCTTCAAGAAGATGTACCTCGACGGCGCGGTCTACAAAGGTGCGAAGCCGATCCACTGGTGCATCCGCTGCCACACCGCACTCGCAGAAGCCGAGATCGAGTACTCGGACGAGCGCTCGCCGTCGATCTACGTGGCGTTCAAGATGCTGGGGCAGACCCCGTGGGACGCCGAAGGCGAGGTCTGGCTGCTCATCTGGACCACCACGCCGTGGACGTTGCCGGCGAACGTCGCCGTCACGCTGGCCGAAGACGCGCGCTACGTCGGGCTAAAAGCGCCCGACGGTCGCGTGCTCGTCGTCGCCGAGGACCTCGCGGCTTCCGTCGCGGCTGCCGCGGGGTGGGAGCGCGCCGAAGTCGTCGGCCCGGCCGTGGCGGGGCGCGAGCTCGCTGGCGCGCGGTATGCGCACCCGGTCCACGACGGCGTCGAGGGCGTCGTCGTGACGGGCGAGCACGTGGACCTCTCGACGGGCACGGGCGCAGTGCACACGGCGCCAGGCCACGGCGAGGAAGACTACTTGATGGGCGTGCGGCACGGCCTTCCGATGCCGATGCCGGTGCAAGACGACGGCACCTTCGACGCGGGCGGCGGCCCGTTCGCGGGGCTGAACGTCAAAGAGGCCGACCCGGTCATCGTCGAGTGGCTGCGCGAGCGCGGCTCGCTCGTCGCGTCAGGCAGCATCGACCACAGCTACCCGCACTGCTGGCGCTGCAAGCAGCCCGTCATCTTCCGCGCGACGGAGCAGTGGTTCGTCTCGATGGACAAGACGGGGCTGCGCACGCGCGCGCTCGAGGCCATCGACACGGTGGAGTGGATTCCGGGGTGGAGCGTCAACCGCATCCGGTCGATGCTCGCCGACCGCCCCGACTGGTGCATCTCGCGCCAGCGCGCGTGGGGCGTGCCGATCCCGGTCTTCACCTGCACGAAGTGCGGCGAGACCGTGGCGACCGAGGCCACCTTCGACGCCGTGATCGACCTGTTCGAGCGCGAGGGCGCGGACGCGTGGTTCACCCGCGCGCCGGCTGAGTACCTGCCGGCCGACACCACGTGCCCGCGGTGCGGCGCAGGCGTGGCCGACCTCGCTCCCGAAGACGACATCCTCGACGTGTGGTGGGAGTCCGGCGTCTCGCACACGAGCGTCCTCGACGCGCGCCCGGAGCTGCGCCGCCCGGCCGACCTGTACCTTGAGGGCACCGACCAGCACCGCGGCTGGTTCCACTCGGCGCTGCTCACGAGCGTCGGCGCGTACGACGCGGCGCCGTACCGGCGCGTGCTCACGCACGGGTTCATCGTCGACGGCGAGGGCCGCAAGATGTCCAAGTCGCTCGGCAACGTGATCTCGCCGCTCGACATCATCAAGGAGTCCGGCGCCGACATCGTCCGGCTGTGGGTCGCGTCCGCGGACTACTCGCAAGACGTGTCGGTCTCTGACGAGATCTTGCAGCGGACGAGCGAGGCGTACCGCCGCATCCGCAACACCTTCCGCTTCCTGCTGTCGAACCTGTACGACTTCGAGCCGGACGATGCCATGTCGTGGAGCGAGATGCGTGAGCTCGACCGCTTCGCGCTCGTGCAATTGGCCGATTTGGTCGAGCGGGTCACCCAGGCCTACGACGAGTGGCGGTTCCACCAGGTGTTTCACGCGGTGTACACGTACTGCGTGACCGACCTCTCGGCCGTCTACCTCGACGTGCTTAAGGACCGTCTGTACGCAGACGCTCCCGATTCCATCTCCCGGCGAAGCGCGCAGACGGCGCTTGCGGAGATCCTGCGGGCGCTCGTGCGGCTGCTCGCGCCGGTGCTCACCTTCACCACGGAAGAGGTGTGGTCGTTCATGCCCGAGCACCTCAAAGACGGCGTCGTGAGCGTGCAGCTGGCCGGATGGCCGCGCGTCGAGGTGCCGGCCGAGGAGGCCGCTGCTCTGCGCGAGGCGTACGGGACGGTCCTCGAAGTGCGCGAGGCGGTGACGAAGGCGCTCGAGGACGCGCGTGCCGTCGGCTCGATCGGCAAGAGCCAGGAGGCGCGGCTTATCGTGACGGTTCCGGCCGAGGCGGCCGCCGTGCTGCGTGAGCGGGGCGAGGAGGCGCTCGCCGAAATGTTCATCGTCTCGGCGGTCGAGGTCCGCGAGGGCGGGGAGACTGCCGTCGAGGTCCTGCCGGCCGAGGGCGAGAAGTGCCCGCGGTGCTGGAACTACAGGACGCTCGGCGTGTCGGTCGAGCATCCGGACGTCTGCGGCCGGTGCGCGGAGGTGCTCGCGCGAATCAGGTGA
- a CDS encoding DUF167 domain-containing protein, producing MGVVFGVKVTPKARSNGCDGWSGAELAVRVTAAPDRGQANAAVCAVIADALGVPKSSVRVVRGHTSRHKLVEVDGVDEPDLERAFGPRPTPLL from the coding sequence ATGGGCGTCGTGTTCGGCGTCAAAGTGACGCCGAAGGCGCGCTCGAACGGCTGCGACGGCTGGTCGGGCGCTGAGCTCGCTGTCCGCGTCACCGCCGCTCCTGACCGGGGGCAGGCGAACGCCGCGGTGTGCGCTGTCATCGCCGATGCTCTCGGGGTTCCGAAGTCGTCGGTGCGCGTCGTGCGCGGGCACACGTCACGGCACAAGCTCGTCGAGGTCGACGGCGTGGACGAGCCCGACCTGGAGCGTGCGTTCGGGCCGCGGCCCACGCCGCTCCTGTAG